Proteins encoded by one window of Salvia splendens isolate huo1 chromosome 5, SspV2, whole genome shotgun sequence:
- the LOC121803891 gene encoding uncharacterized protein LOC121803891, translated as MKDDYNPPPPPSFKHKLKESLCFSCCFGRRNDSHFSLHHSPPSPSDDNPEVVWIKAKGPHDHSLSEIKDKCRTILGLPGAKHKRQASVEFRYDPLSYAMNFEDGFDCDDEAPLRNFSARLPPSPPVSSTLS; from the coding sequence ATGAAGGACGATTATAACCCTCCGCCTCCCCCTTCCTTCAAACACAAGCTCAAGGAATCTCTCTGCTTCTCCTGCTGCTTCGGCCGCCGAAACGATAGCCACTTCTCCCTCCACCACTCCCCGCCGTCCCCGTCAGACGACAACCCCGAGGTGGTCTGGATCAAAGCTAAAGGACCGCACGACCACTCGCTATCGGAAATCAAGGACAAGTGCCGCACGATTCTAGGGCTTCCAGGGGCGAAGCATAAGCGGCAGGCCTCCGTGGAGTTCCGCTACGATCCGTTGAGTTACGCTATGAATTTCGAGGATGGATTTGATTGCGACGATGAGGCTCCGTTGCGGAATTTCTCCGCCCGATTGCCGCCGTCGCCCCCGGTGTCTTCCACCCTTAGTTGA